In a genomic window of Polycladomyces abyssicola:
- a CDS encoding ABC transporter permease → MKTWMREWNAAYAFVERSFRLIRRYLAWEVVFLFYNIVNTLTIGLIGLTMQGTPNQGQMVLYLVIGALFWGFMSVLFEEVANSITWERWEGTIEYTFMAPIRRITHLAGMCLFAVLYGTIRSIIVLAVVALFFDLPLAQANFPAALIVLAVASPAFMGLGLIAAVLPLLSPERGTQATHIIQGIILLVSGVYYPIDVLPKWLHPLSAISPATYALDAARDAILHGTGVVALLPKLGILLLIGVILVPLGLWIFLQAERYAMRTGKLKRNG, encoded by the coding sequence ATGAAGACATGGATGCGTGAGTGGAACGCCGCTTATGCATTCGTCGAGCGCAGCTTCCGTCTGATCCGGCGCTATCTGGCTTGGGAAGTGGTGTTTCTCTTCTATAATATCGTCAACACCTTGACGATCGGATTGATCGGGTTGACAATGCAGGGTACGCCCAACCAGGGGCAAATGGTACTGTATCTGGTGATCGGCGCGCTTTTCTGGGGATTCATGTCCGTATTGTTTGAAGAGGTAGCCAACTCCATCACGTGGGAACGATGGGAAGGAACGATCGAATACACGTTTATGGCACCGATCCGCCGCATCACGCACTTGGCGGGGATGTGCTTGTTTGCAGTGCTGTACGGAACGATCCGTTCCATTATCGTCTTGGCTGTCGTGGCCCTCTTTTTCGACCTGCCTTTGGCGCAGGCGAATTTCCCTGCCGCACTGATCGTACTGGCGGTTGCCAGTCCCGCTTTTATGGGTCTGGGCCTGATCGCTGCAGTTCTTCCCCTGTTGTCCCCCGAACGCGGCACCCAGGCGACGCATATCATTCAGGGCATCATCTTGCTCGTCTCCGGTGTGTACTATCCAATCGACGTGTTGCCCAAATGGCTTCACCCCCTGTCCGCCATCTCTCCCGCGACATATGCGCTGGATGCGGCACGGGACGCCATCCTGCACGGCACCGGTGTCGTCGCACTTTTGCCGAAGTTGGGCATCCTGCTGTTGATTGGCGTCATACTGGTTCCGCTGGGCTTGTGGATCTTCCTGCAGGCGGAACGTTATGCGATGCGCACGGGCAAGCTGAAGCGGAATGGATAA
- a CDS encoding ABC transporter ATP-binding protein gives MTQAVSTPEHSTHRQSEDDVAIHCQHVNKEFVETVEGSRRWSNWFRGERRVVKAVDDVSFKVQRGEIFGLLGPNGSGKSTLIRLLSTLLFPDSGTVTIFGKDVVRHQHEVRRWINRVSVEASFFKKLSAMENLRYAARLYGLPVDEGEKRAMEILRRLGIRKNKVHTPLENLSRGMQQKVAIARALMTSPVLILLDEPTTGLDPKSKRDVQRYIKEVMQTHDATIFLTTHDMEEAESLCDRIAIIDQGRIVALDTPDGLKRLVGADSMETVFFELTGKDWEEALADEDMDA, from the coding sequence ATGACACAAGCCGTCTCAACCCCGGAACATTCTACCCACCGTCAATCTGAGGATGATGTCGCCATCCATTGTCAGCACGTCAACAAAGAATTCGTGGAAACTGTGGAAGGCAGCCGACGCTGGTCCAACTGGTTTCGTGGCGAACGTCGGGTGGTGAAAGCAGTGGACGACGTGTCGTTCAAGGTACAGCGAGGAGAAATCTTCGGTTTATTGGGACCCAATGGATCAGGTAAATCGACATTGATCCGATTGCTGTCGACGCTCCTGTTTCCCGACAGTGGTACGGTGACCATTTTCGGCAAGGATGTCGTTCGCCATCAGCACGAAGTGCGTCGATGGATCAACCGCGTTTCGGTGGAGGCATCCTTTTTCAAAAAGCTGTCGGCGATGGAAAACCTGCGGTATGCCGCCCGCTTGTACGGATTGCCCGTAGACGAAGGAGAAAAACGAGCGATGGAGATTCTTCGGCGGCTGGGTATTCGGAAAAACAAGGTACACACGCCGTTGGAGAATCTCTCCCGGGGAATGCAGCAAAAAGTGGCAATCGCCCGGGCTCTGATGACCTCCCCGGTACTGATCTTACTGGATGAACCCACGACAGGTCTGGATCCAAAATCAAAAAGGGATGTGCAGAGATACATCAAGGAAGTAATGCAAACACATGATGCGACCATCTTCTTAACCACACATGATATGGAAGAAGCGGAATCATTGTGCGACCGGATCGCCATCATCGACCAAGGTCGCATCGTCGCCTTGGACACGCCCGACGGTTTGAAACGGCTCGTCGGAGCCGACTCAATGGAAACCGTCTTTTTTGAACTGACAGGGAAAGATTGGGAGGAGGCATTGGCCGATGAAGACATGGATGCGTGA
- a CDS encoding HAD family hydrolase produces the protein MSQHAMIFDLDGTLFQTEKVAVPAFRRTFERLRRSGRYEGSLPTDEEIQSVFGLTHVEIWNRLLPGADEQTKQTADRWMLEEELHCLQQGMGALYPGVGETLHRLAREGWPLFIASNGILPYVKGVLTAFELLPLFSGIYTAGEYQTREKKDLVRILMNEHGVTGGYMVGDRSSDVEAGLANGLTVIGCRYAGFPNFSGESELDGAHVVIDSFPSLLNVIKSVSDQR, from the coding sequence ATGTCGCAACATGCTATGATTTTTGATTTGGATGGAACGTTGTTTCAAACGGAGAAAGTGGCGGTACCGGCTTTTCGCCGGACATTTGAGCGATTGCGCCGGTCGGGTCGTTATGAAGGATCTTTACCGACCGATGAAGAGATCCAATCCGTATTTGGTCTCACTCATGTGGAGATCTGGAACCGACTGCTCCCCGGGGCGGACGAACAAACCAAACAGACGGCCGATCGATGGATGTTGGAGGAAGAGCTGCACTGTTTGCAGCAGGGAATGGGAGCGTTATATCCCGGTGTGGGTGAGACGTTGCACCGGCTTGCGCGGGAAGGATGGCCTCTGTTTATCGCCAGTAACGGGATTTTACCCTATGTGAAAGGCGTATTGACGGCATTTGAGCTACTGCCGCTGTTTTCCGGCATCTATACTGCGGGTGAATACCAGACCCGTGAAAAAAAGGATCTCGTTCGCATTTTGATGAACGAACATGGGGTGACGGGCGGATATATGGTGGGTGACCGCAGTTCGGACGTGGAAGCCGGTCTGGCCAATGGTCTGACGGTCATTGGATGCCGATATGCCGGTTTTCCCAATTTCAGCGGAGAAAGTGAGCTGGATGGGGCGCATGTGGTAATCGATTCGTTCCCATCTTTATTGAACGTGATAAAAAGCGTGTCTGACCAAAGGTAA
- a CDS encoding MgtC/SapB family protein, translating into MENIWSISIGEATLRLFLAVVLGGLIGWEREHNNHPAGFRTHILVSLGSALIMLLSIYGFSEFVYEPNVRTDPARLAAQVVSGIGFLGAGTILRHGFSVTGLTTAASLWVVSGIGLSAGAGFYYPAILTTALALISLELLNRVEHLLFVSRRQKTLRIRVKDRPGTLGDLATILAQFGASIRRVSIEEEDPDEEMIDIVFTIRMPEKFPESDLIEKLRQVEGVMAVISG; encoded by the coding sequence ATGGAGAATATATGGTCGATTTCCATCGGGGAAGCCACATTACGGTTATTTTTAGCGGTGGTTTTGGGTGGTTTAATCGGGTGGGAGAGAGAACACAACAACCATCCCGCCGGTTTTCGAACACATATTTTGGTGAGTTTGGGATCGGCGCTGATCATGCTGTTGTCCATCTACGGTTTTTCGGAGTTTGTATATGAGCCCAATGTCAGGACCGATCCGGCACGGTTGGCGGCTCAGGTCGTCAGCGGAATCGGGTTTCTGGGAGCAGGTACGATTTTGCGTCACGGATTTTCGGTGACGGGACTCACCACTGCCGCCTCGTTGTGGGTGGTTTCCGGCATCGGGTTGTCGGCGGGTGCGGGTTTTTATTACCCTGCCATATTGACTACCGCACTGGCGCTGATCAGTTTGGAATTGTTGAATCGGGTGGAACATCTCCTGTTCGTCTCCCGGCGTCAAAAAACGTTGCGCATCCGAGTGAAGGACAGGCCGGGTACATTGGGGGATTTGGCGACGATCTTGGCGCAGTTCGGTGCCAGCATCCGCAGAGTCTCCATTGAAGAGGAGGACCCTGATGAAGAGATGATCGATATTGTGTTTACGATTCGGATGCCGGAAAAATTCCCGGAAAGCGACTTGATTGAAAAATTGAGGCAAGTGGAAGGTGTGATGGCGGTTATCTCCGGGTAA
- a CDS encoding CtsR family transcriptional regulator, with amino-acid sequence MRCITDIIEHHLKKILNESPTGMIEIKRSELAHLFQCVPSQINYVISTRFTLEKGYVVESKRGGGGFIRIRKVKHASKRTYFDVLLKQIGQSIHQAAAEDVIDRLRDDGIITEREAKLMRKSVSREVLTLPVNVRDQVRAGLMRAWVAILLADKGE; translated from the coding sequence ATGAGATGTATCACGGACATCATCGAACATCATCTGAAGAAAATTCTCAATGAAAGCCCGACGGGGATGATTGAGATAAAAAGGAGCGAACTGGCTCACCTGTTTCAATGTGTGCCGTCGCAGATCAACTATGTGATCAGTACCCGTTTTACTTTGGAAAAAGGGTACGTGGTGGAGAGCAAACGGGGCGGTGGGGGTTTTATCCGCATTCGCAAAGTGAAACACGCTTCCAAACGTACCTATTTCGATGTGTTGCTTAAGCAGATCGGTCAGTCGATCCATCAGGCGGCTGCCGAAGACGTGATCGACCGTCTGCGGGATGACGGCATCATCACGGAGCGGGAAGCCAAGTTGATGCGCAAATCGGTGTCCCGCGAAGTGTTAACATTACCCGTCAACGTTCGGGACCAGGTGCGGGCTGGTTTGATGCGGGCGTGGGTTGCGATTTTACTGGCGGACAAAGGAGAGTGA
- a CDS encoding UvrB/UvrC motif-containing protein, whose translation MLCQECGKRPATLHYTKIVNGEKTEFHLCEVCAQEKGEQIPMMENGFSIHQLLSGLLNFDAPYTEGEQAKQTVQSGALRCPTCGLTYTQFSKIGRLGCSDCYQAFGERLIPLFRRVHGSTNHRGKVPERTGGRLKIRREIEQLKEQLKQCVAREAFEEAARLRDRIRALQRKLEG comes from the coding sequence ATGCTTTGTCAAGAGTGCGGAAAACGGCCGGCGACACTTCATTACACCAAAATCGTCAACGGCGAGAAAACGGAATTTCATCTCTGCGAAGTTTGTGCCCAAGAAAAAGGGGAACAGATCCCCATGATGGAAAACGGGTTTTCCATTCATCAACTGTTGTCCGGACTGCTCAACTTCGATGCTCCTTACACGGAAGGTGAGCAGGCGAAGCAGACGGTGCAGTCCGGTGCGCTCCGCTGTCCCACGTGTGGATTGACCTACACGCAATTCAGCAAGATCGGACGGTTGGGATGTAGTGATTGTTACCAAGCATTCGGGGAGCGACTGATTCCGCTGTTTCGTCGGGTTCACGGCAGTACTAACCACCGTGGTAAAGTCCCGGAACGAACGGGGGGACGGTTGAAGATTCGGCGGGAAATCGAACAGCTTAAGGAACAGCTAAAGCAGTGCGTTGCCCGGGAAGCATTCGAGGAAGCTGCCCGACTGCGTGACCGGATCCGCGCCCTGCAGAGGAAACTGGAAGGCTGA
- a CDS encoding protein arginine kinase yields the protein MSLQRFIQSAMSEWMRGGGPQSDIVISSRVRIARNLAGLPFPMLATASQSEEVVRRVEEAFQEEKEQPYFRDAELIRMDTLNDLQKRVLVEKHLISPHLAEESRHGAVILSGNEAVSIMVNEEDHLRIQCLFPGFQLKQAWKLADHIDDTLERHLSYAFDEQCGFLTSCPTNVGTAIRASVMLHLPALAITQQLNRLFPAITQVGLAVRGIYGEGSEALGNLYQVSNQVTLGQEEEEIIDNLVSVVGQIIDQEQSARRRLLESSPIQLEDRVHRSYGILAHARVMDSKEAMQRLSDVRLGIDLGLIKGVSATVLNELMVMTQPGFLQQYAGQRLDPGERDIRRAVLIRERLAFEHDDEN from the coding sequence TTGTCGCTTCAACGCTTTATCCAAAGCGCGATGAGCGAGTGGATGCGAGGCGGAGGGCCCCAATCCGACATCGTGATCAGCTCCCGCGTTCGCATCGCACGAAATTTGGCCGGACTTCCCTTCCCGATGCTGGCGACCGCATCCCAGTCAGAAGAAGTGGTACGGCGAGTAGAAGAAGCATTTCAGGAAGAGAAGGAACAGCCGTATTTTCGAGACGCGGAATTAATCCGGATGGACACGTTGAATGACTTGCAGAAGCGTGTGTTAGTGGAAAAGCATTTGATCAGCCCTCATCTGGCGGAAGAGTCCCGCCATGGTGCAGTGATTTTAAGCGGGAATGAAGCGGTCAGCATCATGGTCAACGAAGAGGATCATCTGCGGATACAGTGCCTGTTCCCGGGATTTCAGCTGAAGCAAGCCTGGAAGTTGGCCGATCATATCGATGATACGCTGGAACGTCATCTGTCTTACGCATTTGACGAACAATGCGGGTTTTTGACCAGCTGTCCCACCAATGTGGGCACGGCCATTCGGGCATCGGTGATGTTGCATCTGCCCGCGTTGGCCATAACCCAGCAGTTGAACCGTCTGTTCCCGGCGATTACGCAAGTCGGGTTGGCCGTTCGCGGGATCTATGGTGAGGGGAGCGAAGCGCTGGGTAACCTGTACCAGGTGTCCAACCAAGTTACATTGGGGCAGGAAGAAGAAGAGATCATCGATAATTTGGTCAGTGTGGTCGGTCAGATCATCGACCAGGAGCAATCGGCCCGCCGGCGGTTACTCGAATCTTCCCCGATTCAGCTGGAAGATCGGGTGCACCGGTCCTACGGCATTCTGGCCCATGCCAGGGTGATGGATTCCAAGGAGGCAATGCAACGGCTGTCCGATGTTCGGTTGGGCATCGACCTGGGGTTGATCAAAGGTGTTTCGGCCACGGTGCTGAATGAATTGATGGTAATGACCCAACCCGGATTTTTGCAGCAATATGCCGGTCAGCGTTTGGACCCTGGCGAACGGGACATCCGCCGGGCGGTGTTGATCCGCGAGCGTTTGGCATTCGAACACGACGACGAAAACTAA
- the clpC gene encoding ATP-dependent Clp protease ATP-binding subunit — protein MMFGRFTERAQKVLALAQEEAVRLGHSNIGTEHILLGLVREGEGIAAKALIGLGLGLEKIQNEVESLIGRGQGQPTNIAYTPRAKKVIELSMDEARKLGHTYVGTEHILLGLIREGEGVAARVLNNLGVSLNKARQQVLQLLGSNEAVSSHQGGGTGANTPTLDSLARDLTAAAREGNLDPVIGRSKEIERVIQVLSRRTKNNPVLIGEPGVGKTAIAEGLAQRIVDGEIPETLRGKRVMTLDMGTVVAGTKYRGEFEDRLKKIMDEIRQAGNIILFIDELHTLIGAGGAEGAIDASNILKPALARGDLQCIGATTLDEYRKYIEKDAALERRFQPIQVDEPTPEEAILILQGLRDRYEAHHRVKITDEAIEAAVKLSDRYITDRFLPDKAIDLIDEAASRVRLRSYTVPPELKELEQKLEEVRKEKDAAVQSQEFEKAASLRDREQKLREELEETRNRWKADQGKTDSEVTAEDIADIVSQWTGIPVRKLAEEETERLLKMEEILHQRVIGQDEAVKAVSRAIRRARAGLKDPKRPIGSFIFLGPTGVGKTELARALAEALFGDENAMIRIDMSEYMEKHSTSRLVGAPPGYVGYEEGGQLTEKVRRKPYSVVLFDEIEKAHPEVFNILLQVLEDGRLTDGKGRLVDFRNTVIIMTSNVGADMIRKSTRLGFTTGDSDGYEDMKEKVMQELKRSFRPEFLNRIDDVIVFHSLKEEHLQQIVTLMSEELRKRLKEQDIDFVLTDKAKEHLAKVGFDPQYGARPLRRAIQKHIEDRLSEELLRGTIQRGDTVKIDVKDGQLTVEKTELSPSHSQ, from the coding sequence ATGATGTTTGGCCGATTTACGGAACGCGCACAAAAAGTGTTGGCATTGGCACAGGAGGAAGCCGTTCGTTTGGGTCACAGCAATATCGGTACGGAACATATTTTGCTCGGTTTGGTGCGTGAAGGAGAAGGCATCGCTGCCAAGGCGCTGATCGGACTGGGTTTGGGATTGGAAAAAATCCAAAACGAAGTGGAATCCCTCATCGGCAGGGGACAGGGACAACCGACCAACATCGCCTATACGCCCCGGGCGAAAAAGGTGATTGAACTGTCGATGGATGAAGCGCGCAAACTGGGTCATACCTATGTGGGTACGGAGCATATCCTGCTCGGCCTCATCCGTGAGGGGGAAGGTGTGGCTGCCCGTGTGCTGAACAATTTGGGTGTCAGCCTGAATAAAGCGCGGCAGCAAGTGTTGCAACTGTTGGGAAGCAATGAAGCCGTTTCCTCTCACCAAGGCGGGGGAACCGGAGCCAATACACCGACGTTGGATAGCCTCGCCCGCGATCTGACCGCTGCGGCCCGGGAAGGTAACCTGGACCCGGTAATCGGTCGGAGCAAGGAAATTGAACGGGTGATCCAAGTATTGTCTCGGCGGACCAAAAACAACCCGGTCCTGATCGGGGAGCCCGGTGTCGGGAAAACGGCGATCGCTGAAGGATTGGCGCAACGGATCGTCGACGGTGAAATTCCGGAAACCCTCCGGGGCAAACGGGTGATGACGCTTGATATGGGTACCGTGGTTGCCGGTACCAAATACCGTGGGGAATTTGAGGATCGGCTGAAAAAAATCATGGACGAGATCCGGCAGGCGGGCAACATCATCCTGTTCATCGACGAGCTGCACACCTTGATCGGTGCTGGTGGTGCGGAAGGAGCGATCGACGCTTCCAACATCCTGAAACCGGCATTGGCCCGCGGTGATCTGCAGTGCATCGGTGCCACCACACTTGATGAGTACCGAAAATACATCGAGAAAGATGCAGCTTTGGAACGGCGTTTCCAACCGATCCAGGTCGACGAGCCGACGCCGGAGGAAGCTATCCTGATTCTGCAGGGTCTGCGCGACCGTTATGAAGCGCATCATCGTGTGAAGATTACTGATGAAGCGATCGAAGCCGCGGTGAAACTGTCTGATCGTTACATCACTGACCGGTTCTTGCCGGACAAAGCGATCGACCTGATCGACGAAGCGGCCTCCCGTGTCCGGCTGCGTTCCTACACGGTGCCGCCTGAGTTGAAAGAGCTGGAGCAAAAACTGGAGGAAGTGCGCAAGGAAAAAGATGCGGCCGTGCAGAGTCAGGAGTTTGAAAAAGCCGCGTCCCTCCGCGATCGGGAACAAAAACTGCGTGAGGAATTGGAGGAGACGCGCAATCGGTGGAAAGCCGATCAAGGCAAAACCGATTCCGAGGTGACGGCCGAAGATATCGCGGATATCGTCTCGCAGTGGACGGGTATTCCGGTGCGCAAATTGGCCGAGGAAGAGACGGAGCGCCTGTTGAAAATGGAAGAAATCCTGCATCAGCGCGTCATCGGACAGGATGAAGCGGTCAAAGCCGTTTCTCGGGCAATCCGCCGGGCGCGAGCGGGATTGAAAGATCCGAAGCGTCCGATCGGGTCCTTCATCTTCCTCGGTCCGACCGGTGTGGGGAAAACCGAATTGGCCCGGGCGCTGGCCGAAGCGCTGTTCGGGGATGAAAATGCGATGATTCGCATCGATATGTCCGAGTATATGGAGAAACACTCCACCAGCCGGTTGGTGGGAGCGCCTCCGGGATACGTGGGCTACGAAGAAGGCGGCCAACTGACCGAAAAAGTGCGGCGCAAACCGTATTCGGTAGTGTTGTTCGACGAAATCGAAAAAGCGCACCCCGAAGTATTCAACATTCTGTTGCAAGTGTTGGAGGACGGTCGTTTGACCGACGGTAAGGGACGTTTGGTCGACTTCCGCAACACCGTGATTATCATGACCTCCAACGTTGGGGCGGACATGATTCGCAAAAGCACTCGACTCGGTTTCACGACGGGTGACAGTGACGGTTACGAGGACATGAAGGAAAAAGTGATGCAGGAACTCAAACGCAGTTTCCGTCCCGAGTTCCTCAACCGGATCGACGATGTCATTGTGTTCCACTCCCTGAAAGAAGAGCATTTGCAACAAATCGTCACCTTGATGTCCGAAGAACTGCGTAAACGCCTGAAAGAACAGGACATTGACTTCGTGCTGACCGACAAGGCCAAAGAACACCTGGCCAAAGTCGGATTCGACCCACAATACGGTGCCCGTCCGCTGCGCCGTGCCATTCAGAAACACATCGAAGATCGGCTTTCCGAAGAGCTCTTGCGCGGCACGATTCAACGGGGTGATACTGTGAAAATCGATGTGAAGGACGGTCAGTTGACGGTGGAAAAAACGGAACTGAGTCCGTCTCATTCGCAGTGA
- the radA gene encoding DNA repair protein RadA, with protein sequence MAKTKSKFACQECGYISAKWMGRCPGCGEWNTMVEERETTGSRAGGWGGVSRKKQQKAVPITQVEQARQTRADTGIRELNRVLGGGVVPGSLILVGGDPGIGKSTLLLQASFQLATRGVSVLYVSGEESTEQTRMRADRLGALDERLLVAAETDLTAVESLVEQVEPKVLVIDSIQTIYHPDVGSAPGSVAQVRECTGQLMRLAKERGVTVIIVGHVTKAGAIAGPRLLEHMVDAVLYFEGERHHTYRVLRAVKNRFGSTNEIGVFEMKSEGLAEVSNPSEMFLSQRPSGVAGSAVTASVEGTRPILVELQALVAPTSFATPKRMATGVDHHRVAMILAVLEKRLGMFLQNQDAYVNVVGGVRLDEPAADLAVAVSIASSFRDRPTRARDVVIGEVGLTGEVRGVSRIEQRVAEAHQMGFQRVIIPEKSRKGWTPPAGLEVIGVSTVEEALEVALGGSD encoded by the coding sequence GTGGCAAAAACGAAAAGCAAATTCGCCTGTCAAGAATGCGGGTACATATCGGCCAAATGGATGGGACGCTGCCCCGGATGCGGTGAATGGAACACCATGGTGGAAGAAAGAGAAACAACTGGATCCCGAGCAGGAGGATGGGGCGGTGTATCCCGTAAAAAACAACAGAAGGCTGTTCCAATCACACAGGTGGAACAGGCACGACAAACCCGTGCAGACACAGGCATTCGTGAACTGAACCGGGTACTGGGCGGCGGTGTGGTGCCGGGATCGCTCATCTTGGTGGGAGGAGATCCGGGCATCGGCAAATCAACGTTGCTGTTGCAGGCATCATTTCAGTTGGCTACTCGCGGCGTCTCGGTACTCTATGTCTCGGGGGAAGAATCCACGGAGCAGACCCGGATGCGTGCCGATCGCCTCGGGGCGTTGGATGAGCGTTTGCTGGTGGCAGCGGAAACGGACCTGACCGCCGTGGAGTCGCTGGTGGAGCAGGTAGAACCGAAAGTGTTGGTGATCGACTCCATCCAGACGATATACCATCCCGACGTCGGATCGGCTCCCGGGAGCGTCGCGCAAGTGCGGGAATGCACCGGACAGTTGATGCGACTCGCCAAGGAACGGGGAGTAACGGTCATCATCGTCGGTCATGTCACCAAAGCGGGTGCGATCGCAGGTCCCCGACTGTTGGAGCATATGGTGGACGCGGTGTTGTATTTCGAAGGAGAGCGACATCACACCTATCGAGTGCTTCGTGCCGTGAAAAACCGGTTCGGCTCCACCAATGAGATCGGTGTGTTTGAGATGAAGTCGGAAGGATTGGCCGAAGTATCCAATCCTTCGGAAATGTTTTTGTCCCAGCGTCCGTCCGGTGTGGCCGGTTCGGCCGTAACGGCGAGTGTCGAAGGAACACGGCCGATTCTGGTTGAATTGCAAGCGTTGGTGGCACCCACCAGTTTTGCGACCCCCAAACGGATGGCGACCGGTGTGGACCACCATCGTGTGGCGATGATTTTGGCCGTGCTGGAAAAGAGGCTGGGCATGTTTCTGCAAAATCAGGATGCTTACGTCAATGTGGTGGGAGGCGTGCGTTTGGACGAACCGGCCGCCGATTTGGCTGTAGCCGTCAGCATCGCTTCCAGTTTTCGCGATCGTCCAACGAGAGCGCGTGACGTCGTCATCGGAGAAGTGGGTTTAACTGGTGAGGTTCGGGGTGTTTCCCGAATTGAGCAGCGAGTGGCGGAAGCCCATCAAATGGGCTTTCAACGAGTCATTATCCCGGAGAAAAGCCGAAAAGGCTGGACGCCGCCGGCCGGGTTGGAAGTGATCGGGGTTTCGACGGTTGAAGAGGCATTGGAAGTCGCGTTGGGAGGGTCGGATTAG
- the disA gene encoding DNA integrity scanning diadenylate cyclase DisA — translation MREKSERDQFVSRVLRMVAPGTQFREGLDNVLGAKTGALIVVGYDDSVREIVDGGFHIDSPFSAAHLYELAKMDGAIILSDDGKRILYANTQLVPSSSIPSTETGIRHRTAQRTARQTNKLVIAISQRRNVITLYQGNFRYALKDIGVILTKANQAIQTLEKYKSVLDQSTTNLSALEFEELVTLNEVAMVIQRIEMVLRIKSEIQTYINELGTEGRLISMQLEELVANVEDEAYRLIKDYCYDPRKISPEDVLKELKELSADELLEHSNIVRILGYPSNINIQEEAVSPRGYRILNKIPRLPAPIIQKLIDKFGSLPRVMMATIEELDEVEGIGDVRARAIKEGLKRIQEQVFIDRHI, via the coding sequence GTGAGAGAAAAAAGTGAACGGGATCAATTTGTCAGCCGTGTGTTGCGTATGGTTGCTCCCGGAACCCAATTTCGTGAAGGATTGGACAATGTGTTGGGGGCCAAGACCGGGGCGTTGATCGTGGTGGGCTACGATGACAGCGTACGGGAGATTGTGGATGGCGGATTCCACATTGACAGCCCTTTTTCGGCCGCTCATCTGTATGAGCTGGCCAAAATGGATGGCGCCATCATTTTAAGTGACGACGGGAAACGCATTTTGTACGCCAACACCCAATTGGTGCCCAGCTCGTCCATCCCTTCGACGGAAACGGGGATCCGGCACCGAACGGCTCAACGAACGGCCCGGCAGACGAACAAATTGGTCATCGCCATTTCCCAGCGGCGAAACGTGATCACGCTGTACCAGGGCAACTTCCGTTATGCGCTCAAGGATATCGGCGTCATTCTCACCAAAGCCAATCAGGCCATCCAGACGCTGGAGAAGTACAAATCCGTATTGGATCAATCGACGACCAACCTGAGTGCATTGGAATTTGAAGAGTTGGTTACGTTAAACGAAGTGGCTATGGTGATCCAGCGGATCGAGATGGTATTGCGCATCAAGAGCGAAATCCAGACCTACATCAATGAGCTGGGGACGGAAGGCCGTCTGATCAGCATGCAGCTGGAAGAGCTGGTGGCCAATGTCGAAGACGAAGCGTATCGGCTGATCAAGGATTACTGTTATGATCCGCGTAAAATCTCGCCGGAGGACGTGTTAAAGGAACTGAAGGAACTGTCTGCGGATGAGTTGTTGGAACACAGCAACATTGTACGCATTTTGGGATATCCGTCGAATATCAATATTCAGGAAGAGGCCGTCTCACCGCGAGGGTACAGAATCCTGAACAAAATCCCGCGTCTTCCTGCCCCCATCATCCAAAAGCTGATCGACAAATTCGGTTCGTTGCCGCGTGTGATGATGGCGACGATCGAAGAGCTGGACGAAGTGGAGGGAATCGGAGACGTACGAGCCCGGGCCATCAAGGAGGGGCTGAAACGCATTCAGGAACAGGTCTTTATTGACAGACATATCTAA